One genomic region from Entelurus aequoreus isolate RoL-2023_Sb linkage group LG14, RoL_Eaeq_v1.1, whole genome shotgun sequence encodes:
- the chmp2ba gene encoding charged multivesicular body protein 2Ba: protein MASLFKKKTVDDVIKEQSRELRGTQRHITRDRVALERQEKQMEAEIKKMAKSGNREACKILAKQLVQLRKQKNRTYAVSSKVTSMSTQTKVMNSQMKMAGAMSTSAKTMQAVNKKMDPQKTLKTMQDFQKENMKMGMTEEMINDTLDELFDESGDEEESEDIVNQVLDEIGIEISGKMVRAAAAGKNVPGAASSKKATISDDEIERQLRALGVD from the exons ATGTCATCAAGGAACAGTCGAGGGAGTTGCGTGGCACCCAGAGGCACATCACAAGAGACCGGGTGGCACTGGAGAGGCAAGAGAAGCAAATG GAAGCGGAGATCAAGAAAATGGCTAAGAGCGGTAACCGTGAGGCATGTAAGATCCTCGCCAAGCAGCTGGTCCAGCTGAGGAAGCAGAAGAACCGCACATACGCCGTGAGCTCCAAAGTCACCTCCATGTCTACTCAGACCAAAGTCATGAACTCCCAGATGAAGATGGCCGGGGCCATGTCCACCTCAGCAAAG ACAATGCAAGCGGTGAACAAAAAGATGGATCCTCAGAAGACCCTGAAGACTATGCAAGACTTCCAGAAGGAAAACATGAAGATGGGCATGACAGAAGAAATGA TAAATGACACTTTAGATGAGCTCTTTGATGAGTCCGGTGATGAAGAGGAATCTGAGGATATTGTCAACCAAGTTCTGGATGAGATTGGTATCGAGATCTCAGGAAAG ATGGTCCGAGCGGCCGCTGCAGGAAAGAACGTCCCGGGCGCCGCATCGTCCAAAAAGGCGACAATCTCAGACGACGAGATCGAAAGACAGCTCCGTGCTCTGGGAGTGGACTAA